One window from the genome of Emys orbicularis isolate rEmyOrb1 chromosome 22, rEmyOrb1.hap1, whole genome shotgun sequence encodes:
- the SPSB1 gene encoding SPRY domain-containing SOCS box protein 1 produces MGQKVTGGIKTVDMRDPAYRPLKQELQGLDYCKPTRLDLLLDMPPVSYEVQLLHSWNNDDRSLNVFVKEDDKLIFHRHPVAQSTDAIRGKVGYTRGLHVWQITWAMRQRGTHAVVGVATADAPLHSVGYTTLIGNNHESWGWDLGRNRLYHDGKNQPSKTYPAFLEPDETFIVPDSFLVVLDMDDGTLSFIVDGQYMGVAFRGLKGKKLYPVVSAVWGHCEIRMRYLNGLDPEPLPLMDLCRRSVRLALGKDRLSEIQALPLPASLKSYLLYQ; encoded by the exons ATGGGTCAGAAGGTCACTGGCGGGATAAAGACTGTGGATATGAGAGACCCTGCATACAGGCCACTCAAGCAGGAGCTCCAGGGGCTGGATTACTGCAAGCCCACGCGCCTGGATTTGCTATTGGATATGCCTCCGGTCTCGTACGAGGTCCAGCTGCTGCACTCATGGAACAACGATGACCGCTCACTGAACGTCTTTGTGAAAGAGGACGACAAACTAATATTTCACCGGCATCCGGTGGCTCAGAGCACAGATGCCATCCGAGGCAAAGTTGGATATACGAGGGGACTGCATGTGTGGCAGATCACGTGGGCCATGAGGCAGCGGGGCACGCATGCCGTGGTAGGGGTGGCTACGGCGGACGCGCCCTTGCATTCTGTAGGGTACACGACCCTGATAGGAAATAACCATGAATCCTGGGGCTGGGACCTTGGGCGGAACAGACTGTACCACGACGGCAAGAATCAGCCGAGTAAAACCTACCCTGCCTTCTTAGAACCGGATGAGACTTTCATTGTGCCGGACTCTTTCCTGGTGGTCCTGGACATGGATGACGGGACCCTGAGCTTCATCGTAGACGGGCAGTACATGGGTGTTGCTTTTCGAGGACTTAAAGGGAAAAAACTGTATCCAGTTGTAAGCGCGGTGTGGGGGCACTGCGAAATACGGATGCGCTACTTGAACGGGCTTGATC CCGAACCACTGCCTCTGATGGACCTGTGCCGGCGTTCtgtgcggctggctctgggcaaGGATCGACTGAGTGAGATCCAAGCGCTGCCACTGCCGGCATCCCTCAAGAGCTACCTTCTCTACCAATGA